The Aquidulcibacter paucihalophilus genome has a window encoding:
- a CDS encoding GNAT family N-acetyltransferase, which translates to MQSLATTRLHLVPLSISDAPAIQRTFPKWEIVRWMDGAVPWPYPEDGAEGYLRHVALPAIEAGNGWHWSLRPREQPDLLIGVVSLRDHPDDNRGFWLAPEWQQRGLMTEASDAVTDFWFEVLGREILRVPKAVDNPSSRRISEKRGMRVIARFPKQLVSGVHDVELWEISRDVWREQRKAAT; encoded by the coding sequence ATGCAGTCTCTGGCAACAACGCGTCTGCACCTGGTCCCGCTGTCCATTAGCGATGCACCCGCAATCCAGCGCACATTTCCGAAGTGGGAGATCGTCCGCTGGATGGACGGTGCAGTGCCATGGCCCTACCCCGAGGACGGAGCCGAAGGCTACCTGCGGCACGTTGCGCTCCCCGCTATTGAAGCCGGGAATGGCTGGCACTGGAGTCTAAGGCCACGAGAACAGCCTGATCTCTTGATCGGGGTCGTAAGCTTGAGGGATCACCCTGACGACAACAGGGGATTTTGGCTTGCTCCAGAATGGCAACAACGCGGGCTCATGACTGAAGCGAGCGATGCAGTGACCGACTTCTGGTTCGAGGTTCTTGGACGGGAAATTCTCCGAGTTCCCAAAGCCGTCGATAATCCGTCATCGCGTCGAATTTCGGAGAAGCGTGGAATGCGCGTGATCGCCCGCTTCCCCAAGCAACTGGTCTCAGGCGTTCACGATGTGGAGCTATGGGAGATCAGCCGCGACGTGTGGAGGGAGCAGCGCAAGGCTGCGACTTAG
- a CDS encoding endonuclease/exonuclease/phosphatase family protein, whose product MNTTALLAGLALFAGACTGTLAPRDEPSSGAAIKLAAWNVEHLAEADGSGCRPRTEADYAAMRAYVAELDADVIAFQEVESKVAAERVFDPARYTVVIEDRVGTNRRGPCGGREGLTINAQRTGFAIRNGIPFERQPDFTDLQVGNPDLRSGVDLVVRPRGGEPIRVLSVHLKSGCSSGDRNEACPVLFEQVPVMERWIDERAVEGTRFAVMGDFNRRLAMPDDAVWSDWDDASPPNADLALASGEQSARCNPRYRDFIDMIVLDRRAAADLVGFEEKTFAGDALSDHCAVSARLSLR is encoded by the coding sequence ATGAACACTACCGCCCTTCTCGCCGGTCTCGCCCTCTTCGCGGGAGCCTGTACCGGCACGCTCGCACCCAGAGACGAGCCATCGTCCGGGGCGGCCATCAAGCTTGCGGCCTGGAACGTTGAGCATCTCGCCGAGGCCGATGGCTCGGGGTGTCGTCCACGCACTGAGGCCGACTACGCAGCTATGCGCGCCTATGTGGCTGAGCTGGATGCGGACGTGATCGCCTTCCAAGAAGTCGAGTCAAAAGTCGCAGCCGAACGAGTGTTTGATCCGGCGAGATACACGGTGGTGATCGAAGATCGGGTTGGCACAAATCGCCGGGGTCCCTGCGGAGGTCGCGAGGGGCTGACGATCAACGCCCAGCGGACTGGGTTTGCGATACGCAACGGCATTCCGTTCGAGCGACAGCCCGACTTCACCGATCTCCAAGTCGGCAACCCCGATCTTCGCTCTGGGGTCGATCTCGTCGTGCGCCCGCGAGGAGGTGAGCCGATCCGGGTTCTATCGGTCCATCTCAAATCTGGCTGCAGCTCCGGCGACCGAAACGAAGCTTGCCCCGTCCTTTTCGAGCAGGTTCCGGTCATGGAGCGCTGGATCGACGAGCGTGCGGTCGAAGGGACGCGGTTCGCCGTCATGGGCGACTTTAACCGTCGTCTAGCGATGCCGGATGATGCCGTGTGGTCGGATTGGGACGATGCATCACCACCGAACGCCGACCTTGCCCTTGCCTCCGGTGAACAGTCCGCTCGGTGTAATCCCCGCTACCGCGACTTCATCGACATGATCGTGCTTGATCGCCGAGCCGCCGCTGATCTTGTTGGCTTCGAAGAGAAGACGTTCGCCGGCGATGCCCTGAGCGACCACTGCGCGGTGTCGGCGCGCTTGAGCCTTCGATGA
- a CDS encoding recombinase family protein — protein MLAIAYARWSSLEQGKGSTLERQLQVVERYCSQHGLEILERVTDEGSSAYAGTNVQTGNLGDVIRRVEAGRLPRDITIVVEQLDRISRLPPAKVIAWIQRVTDLGVSIATANDGYVITAESISTNLMGFMGLVFNSFRAHEESRHKSERLSASWKIKRDRLGQGDSRPITGVCPAWLRLDPDKTGFELIPDRAAIVHEIFQRSADGEGKRLITGDLNRRGVEPWGRGKSQATAWHSSYVQKILTNPAVIGEFQPHTKPRGSTRRVPLGEPISGYFPPVVSEKLWATVQGKRKPSRGNDGQRGQVRNLLSGLCRCGSCGGPMAFQLKSHEGTRMRRGVPTPQRQASYLSCALRVRGGNCDHSTHYRYEPIESGILDAFLRSALSDRFFENSVGTASLVDAEYRALRELENAKARAKRMLDLFEETGDQEARQRWLGARTEIASAEAATEGLRVRLEHARGSVSPDKHIDRVAAVHHLLDGPPSDERRDARAKTASSLRELIDHIEFAGTLYVAIRGAPSVVQMDLNGEIVGDITIPDLPPDEAHAAGKRILSER, from the coding sequence ATGTTGGCCATTGCTTACGCTCGCTGGAGTTCACTGGAACAGGGAAAGGGATCGACACTGGAGCGGCAGCTCCAAGTGGTCGAGCGATACTGTTCGCAGCACGGGCTAGAAATCCTCGAACGAGTCACTGACGAAGGCTCCAGCGCCTATGCAGGCACCAACGTCCAGACCGGAAACTTGGGTGACGTGATCCGGCGGGTGGAGGCTGGAAGGCTTCCCCGGGACATCACCATCGTCGTCGAGCAGCTGGATCGGATCAGCCGGCTTCCACCAGCCAAGGTGATCGCTTGGATTCAGCGAGTGACCGACCTCGGCGTCTCGATTGCCACGGCAAACGACGGGTACGTCATCACGGCGGAAAGCATCAGCACTAACCTGATGGGCTTCATGGGATTGGTGTTCAACTCGTTCCGGGCTCACGAGGAAAGCCGGCACAAGAGCGAGCGTCTTTCCGCCAGCTGGAAGATCAAAAGGGATCGTCTTGGACAGGGTGACAGCCGCCCGATCACCGGCGTCTGTCCGGCATGGCTGCGGCTTGATCCGGACAAGACTGGATTCGAACTGATCCCCGATCGAGCAGCGATCGTGCATGAGATTTTCCAGCGCTCCGCCGACGGAGAAGGAAAGCGATTGATCACCGGCGACCTGAACCGACGGGGTGTCGAACCGTGGGGCAGAGGCAAGAGCCAAGCGACCGCATGGCATTCCAGTTATGTCCAGAAGATCCTGACCAACCCAGCCGTCATCGGCGAGTTTCAACCGCACACCAAGCCCCGCGGATCGACCCGTCGAGTTCCTCTCGGCGAACCGATCTCGGGCTACTTTCCACCGGTGGTTTCCGAAAAACTTTGGGCGACGGTTCAAGGCAAGCGCAAGCCGAGCCGAGGCAATGACGGGCAACGGGGGCAGGTCAGAAACCTCCTCAGCGGCCTATGTCGATGCGGGTCTTGCGGCGGACCGATGGCATTTCAGCTGAAGTCCCACGAAGGGACCAGAATGCGCCGAGGCGTCCCTACGCCTCAGCGACAGGCCAGTTACCTAAGCTGTGCGCTGCGTGTTCGCGGCGGCAACTGCGATCACTCCACCCACTATCGGTATGAGCCTATCGAGAGCGGCATACTGGACGCCTTCCTGCGATCAGCGCTGTCTGACCGGTTCTTCGAAAACTCGGTCGGGACGGCAAGCCTCGTCGATGCTGAGTACCGAGCGCTCAGGGAGCTGGAGAATGCGAAAGCTCGTGCCAAGCGGATGCTCGACCTGTTCGAAGAGACTGGCGACCAGGAGGCCCGCCAGCGGTGGCTGGGAGCCCGCACCGAAATCGCTTCTGCCGAAGCTGCAACAGAAGGGTTGAGGGTTCGTCTCGAACACGCTCGGGGCTCCGTCAGCCCTGACAAGCACATCGATCGTGTCGCAGCCGTTCATCATTTGCTGGATGGGCCGCCGTCGGATGAACGACGGGACGCTAGAGCGAAAACGGCCAGCAGCCTTCGAGAGCTCATCGATCACATCGAGTTTGCAGGCACCCTGTACGTGGCGATCCGAGGGGCGCCGTCGGTGGTCCAGATGGACCTAAATGGTGAAATCGTGGGCGACATCACCATCCCCGACTTGCCGCCGGATGAGGCGCATGCGGCTGGGAAGCGCATACTGTCGGAGAGGTGA
- a CDS encoding response regulator has protein sequence MARRAKSDVATEAPEQQFLRLMSHEMRTPLNGVIGMLGLLSRTRLDGAQRAYAEAARSSAEHLLGLVNDLLDYARLEAGKLEFDHAPVDVEALVRGVAELLSPRAHEKGLEIAWSVAPGAVDIMGDEGRVRQVLFNLAGNAVKFTESGGVRIAVERIGGADKAPRLAFIIDDTGPGVPAEARARIFEEFGHVDASDASRFGGAGLGLAVVSKLAAAMQGAVSVGDRPDGPGARFRFEAVFEAATGVPERGTALTGHAVAVVSPDPFVRAAATAQIVASGGTVREDAGIVLIDHAARETDHGLVRRPADGRAIVLLKPAERDLIARYRGAGFHGYLIKPLRRASLAERVLAASGTGQAHQPGLAPSPPAEDDRVAPTRFSGTRVLLVEDNPVGALLAATLLRREGCAVETAASGHEAVDAMKRARYDLVFMDMRMPGMDGPSAARAIRAAGDRTPIVALTANAFAEDRKACLEAGMDDHLVKPLELDSLRAALARWTNRTDRAKVSAG, from the coding sequence ATGGCGCGGCGGGCGAAGTCAGATGTGGCAACGGAGGCACCGGAACAGCAGTTCCTGCGCCTGATGAGCCATGAGATGCGCACGCCCCTCAACGGCGTCATCGGCATGCTGGGCCTGTTGTCGCGGACCCGGCTGGACGGCGCCCAGCGCGCCTATGCCGAGGCGGCGCGATCATCGGCGGAGCACCTGCTGGGTCTGGTCAACGATCTGCTCGACTATGCCCGGCTCGAGGCCGGCAAGCTGGAGTTCGACCACGCTCCGGTCGACGTGGAGGCGCTGGTGCGCGGCGTCGCCGAACTGCTCAGCCCGCGCGCCCATGAAAAGGGGCTCGAGATCGCCTGGTCGGTGGCGCCCGGCGCCGTCGACATCATGGGCGACGAGGGCCGCGTGCGGCAGGTGCTGTTCAACCTCGCGGGCAATGCCGTCAAATTCACCGAGTCCGGCGGTGTCCGCATCGCGGTCGAGCGCATCGGCGGCGCTGACAAGGCCCCGCGGCTCGCCTTCATCATCGACGACACCGGGCCCGGTGTTCCGGCCGAGGCGCGGGCGCGGATCTTCGAGGAGTTCGGTCACGTCGACGCCTCGGACGCCAGTCGCTTCGGCGGCGCTGGCCTGGGTCTGGCCGTGGTTTCGAAACTGGCCGCCGCCATGCAGGGTGCGGTGAGCGTCGGCGACCGGCCGGACGGGCCGGGTGCCCGCTTCCGCTTCGAGGCGGTCTTCGAGGCGGCGACCGGAGTCCCCGAGCGCGGCACCGCCCTGACAGGTCATGCCGTTGCGGTGGTCAGCCCCGACCCCTTCGTCCGCGCCGCCGCCACGGCCCAGATCGTCGCCTCGGGCGGGACGGTGCGCGAGGACGCCGGCATCGTCCTGATCGACCATGCCGCGCGCGAGACGGATCACGGCCTCGTCCGACGGCCCGCCGACGGTCGCGCCATTGTCCTGCTGAAGCCCGCCGAGCGTGATCTGATCGCCCGCTATCGCGGTGCCGGTTTCCACGGCTATCTGATCAAGCCCCTGCGCCGCGCCTCCCTGGCCGAGCGCGTGCTGGCCGCGTCGGGCACCGGTCAGGCGCACCAGCCCGGCCTGGCACCCTCGCCGCCGGCCGAGGATGACCGTGTCGCCCCGACGCGCTTCTCCGGCACGCGGGTCCTGCTGGTCGAGGACAATCCGGTCGGCGCCCTGCTGGCCGCGACCCTGCTGCGCCGCGAGGGCTGCGCCGTCGAGACCGCCGCCAGCGGCCATGAGGCGGTCGATGCGATGAAGCGCGCCCGCTACGATCTGGTCTTCATGGACATGCGGATGCCCGGCATGGACGGGCCCAGCGCGGCCCGCGCCATCCGCGCCGCCGGCGACCGCACCCCCATCGTCGCCCTGACCGCCAACGCCTTCGCTGAGGACCGCAAGGCCTGTCTCGAGGCCGGCATGGATGACCATCTGGTCAAGCCGCTCGAGCTCGATTCCCTGCGCGCCGCACTCGCCCGCTGGACGAACCGCACGGACCGCGCCAAGGTCTCCGCCGGATAG
- a CDS encoding MFS transporter translates to MTDSSTEAAPPKASTKDVIKALGRGRVLITLLLGFGSGLPFLLTGATLSLWLGEGDVTLSAIGFISWVGLAYSFKFVWAPVVDRFDVPILGRFGRRRGWMLLSQFLVGAALIAMAIVGPEGGLTALGAAALVTAFASATQDIVVDAWRIETAENDEDLGLLTSAYQLGYRFAMLAGNALILFFATWFGWNGAYFIWGAAMSIAIIATLFAKEPLDRMAIARATGGAAPWTLRGMYDAVVGPFIQFLKTHKTAALLMLAAISLYRLPDFVMGPMVGPFYLDLGLTKEAIGAMRLSFGLAGSITGIAAGGICALRLGFGRTLLLGALIGPMSNLGYTLMAMVGLSTPMFAGVLFVENFSEGLAGAALVAYMSSLTGIGYTATQYALLSSFYALLGKFLKGFSGVVVDGLQQGHELMVAYAMFFAGTAAIGIPAVFLCWLLDRRNRRLKEAVGST, encoded by the coding sequence ATGACCGACAGCTCCACGGAGGCCGCGCCGCCCAAGGCGAGCACGAAGGACGTGATCAAGGCGCTGGGCCGGGGCCGCGTCCTGATCACCCTGCTGCTGGGCTTTGGCTCGGGCCTGCCCTTCCTGCTGACGGGTGCGACGCTCAGCCTCTGGCTGGGGGAGGGCGATGTCACCCTGTCGGCCATCGGCTTCATCTCGTGGGTCGGCCTCGCCTATTCCTTCAAATTCGTCTGGGCCCCGGTCGTTGACCGGTTCGACGTTCCGATCCTTGGCCGGTTCGGCCGGCGGCGCGGCTGGATGCTGCTGTCCCAGTTCCTGGTCGGCGCGGCCCTGATTGCAATGGCGATCGTCGGTCCGGAGGGCGGGCTGACCGCCCTCGGTGCCGCCGCCCTGGTCACCGCCTTCGCCTCTGCGACCCAGGACATCGTCGTGGACGCCTGGCGGATCGAGACCGCCGAGAACGACGAGGACCTCGGGCTGCTGACCTCGGCCTACCAACTGGGCTACCGGTTCGCGATGCTGGCCGGCAACGCGCTGATCCTGTTCTTCGCGACCTGGTTCGGCTGGAACGGCGCCTACTTCATCTGGGGCGCGGCCATGTCGATCGCCATCATCGCTACCCTGTTCGCCAAGGAGCCGCTGGACCGGATGGCCATAGCCCGGGCCACGGGCGGCGCGGCACCGTGGACCCTGCGCGGCATGTACGACGCCGTCGTCGGCCCGTTCATCCAATTCCTGAAGACGCACAAGACCGCCGCCCTGCTGATGCTGGCGGCGATCAGCCTCTACCGCCTGCCGGACTTCGTCATGGGACCGATGGTGGGGCCGTTCTATCTCGACCTGGGTCTGACCAAGGAGGCGATCGGGGCCATGCGCCTGAGCTTTGGTCTGGCGGGCTCGATCACCGGGATTGCGGCCGGCGGGATCTGCGCCCTTCGCCTCGGTTTCGGCCGGACCCTCCTTCTGGGCGCCCTGATCGGCCCCATGTCGAACCTGGGCTACACCCTGATGGCCATGGTCGGCCTCTCGACGCCGATGTTCGCCGGCGTCCTGTTCGTCGAGAATTTCAGCGAGGGTTTGGCCGGGGCGGCGCTCGTGGCCTACATGTCCAGCCTCACCGGGATTGGCTACACGGCCACCCAGTATGCCCTGCTCAGCTCCTTCTACGCCCTGCTCGGGAAGTTCCTCAAAGGCTTCTCGGGGGTCGTTGTCGACGGCCTTCAGCAAGGGCACGAGTTGATGGTCGCCTACGCGATGTTCTTCGCGGGGACAGCGGCCATCGGTATTCCGGCCGTCTTCCTTTGCTGGCTGCTGGATCGCCGGAACCGCAGGCTGAAAGAAGCGGTCGGGTCGACCTGA
- a CDS encoding NADP-dependent malic enzyme yields the protein MADLTDKQTFSDEDALEFHRSPTPGKISMAPTKPMATQRDLSLAYSPGVAIPVLAIAADADKAYDYTSKGNLVAVISNGTAILGLGNLGHMASKPVMEGKSVLFKRFADVDSFDVEVKATDPDEFITVVKNIGDTWGGINLEDIKSPECFVIESELQDLLDIPVFHDDQHGTAIISTAGLINACHITGKKLEDIKVVLAGAGAAGLSSIGLMKAVGVRAENTVIVDRDGVVYKGRPTGMDQWKAAHATDTPHRTLAEAMVGADVVLGLSAKGAITKDMVASMAPNPIIFAMANPDPEITPEDVASVRSDAIMATGRSDYVNQVNNVLGFPYIFRGALDVRARRVNHEMKVACAQALAALAREDVPDEVAMAYRGRKLKFGPDYIIPSPFDPRLIWYIPPFVAQAAMDSDVARKPIEDMDAYRTELRSRLDPSAALMQNISGAVRAAPNKRVVFAEGEETAVIRAAWGFKQAELGTPILLGREELIRKNAAEAGLDFDAMGMEIVNARVSEHNVEYTDWLYARLQRRGYLRRDVQRMINQDRNYFGATMVARGQADAMVTGVTRNFNMVLKEVRRVLDVKNRMIGMSILLAKGRTLFVADTSIHELPNAEELAEIAIQAAETVRKLGKTPRVAFLSYSTFGNPPGDRGEKVREAIRILDQRGVDFEYEGEMPPELALDPDARGAYPFMRLTGHANVLVMPAIHSASISTRLVQSLGGARVIGPLLVGLEKSVQIVSLGASVSEIITAATFAAYDEGAAAEG from the coding sequence ATGGCCGATCTCACAGACAAACAGACCTTCTCCGACGAAGACGCGCTGGAGTTTCACCGCAGTCCGACGCCGGGCAAGATTTCCATGGCGCCGACCAAGCCCATGGCGACCCAGCGCGACCTGTCGCTGGCCTATTCGCCGGGCGTCGCCATCCCGGTGCTGGCGATCGCCGCCGATGCGGACAAGGCCTACGACTATACGTCCAAGGGCAATCTGGTCGCCGTCATCTCCAACGGCACGGCCATCCTCGGCCTCGGCAACCTCGGCCACATGGCGTCCAAGCCGGTGATGGAGGGCAAGTCCGTCCTGTTCAAACGGTTCGCCGACGTCGACAGCTTCGACGTCGAGGTCAAGGCCACCGATCCGGACGAGTTCATCACCGTCGTCAAGAACATCGGCGACACCTGGGGCGGCATCAATCTGGAGGACATCAAGTCCCCGGAATGTTTCGTCATCGAGAGCGAGCTGCAGGACCTGCTCGACATCCCCGTCTTCCATGACGACCAGCACGGCACGGCGATCATCTCGACCGCCGGCCTGATCAACGCCTGCCACATCACCGGCAAGAAGCTGGAGGACATCAAGGTCGTGCTCGCCGGCGCCGGTGCCGCGGGACTGTCGTCGATCGGCCTGATGAAGGCGGTCGGGGTCCGCGCCGAGAACACCGTCATCGTCGATCGCGACGGCGTGGTCTACAAGGGCCGGCCCACCGGGATGGACCAGTGGAAGGCCGCCCACGCCACCGACACGCCGCACCGGACCCTCGCCGAAGCCATGGTCGGCGCCGATGTGGTTCTGGGCCTGTCGGCCAAGGGTGCGATCACCAAGGACATGGTGGCCTCCATGGCTCCCAATCCGATCATCTTCGCCATGGCCAATCCGGATCCGGAGATCACGCCCGAGGACGTGGCCTCGGTGCGCTCGGACGCCATCATGGCCACGGGCCGGTCCGACTACGTCAACCAGGTCAACAACGTCCTCGGCTTCCCCTACATCTTCCGCGGCGCGCTGGACGTGCGCGCGCGGCGGGTCAATCACGAGATGAAGGTGGCCTGCGCCCAGGCCCTGGCCGCCCTCGCCCGCGAGGATGTGCCCGACGAGGTCGCCATGGCCTATCGCGGACGCAAGCTGAAATTCGGCCCTGACTACATCATCCCCTCGCCGTTCGACCCGCGGCTGATCTGGTACATCCCGCCCTTCGTCGCCCAGGCGGCGATGGACTCGGATGTGGCACGCAAGCCGATCGAGGACATGGACGCCTACCGGACCGAGCTCCGCTCGCGGCTCGATCCGTCCGCCGCCCTGATGCAGAACATCTCCGGTGCCGTGCGCGCCGCCCCGAACAAGCGGGTGGTGTTCGCCGAGGGCGAGGAGACCGCCGTCATCCGCGCCGCCTGGGGCTTCAAACAGGCCGAACTGGGCACGCCCATCCTGCTGGGCCGCGAGGAACTGATCCGCAAGAACGCCGCCGAGGCCGGGCTCGATTTCGACGCCATGGGCATGGAGATCGTCAACGCCCGGGTCAGTGAGCACAATGTCGAATACACCGACTGGCTCTACGCCCGCCTGCAGCGCCGCGGCTATCTGCGTCGCGACGTCCAGCGGATGATCAACCAGGACCGCAACTATTTCGGCGCGACCATGGTCGCCCGCGGCCAGGCCGACGCCATGGTCACCGGCGTAACCCGCAATTTCAACATGGTGCTGAAAGAGGTCCGTCGCGTCCTCGACGTCAAGAACCGCATGATCGGCATGTCGATCCTGCTGGCCAAGGGCCGCACGCTGTTCGTCGCCGACACCTCGATCCACGAACTGCCCAATGCCGAGGAACTGGCCGAGATCGCCATCCAGGCGGCCGAGACGGTCCGCAAGCTGGGCAAGACCCCGCGCGTCGCCTTCCTCAGCTATTCGACCTTCGGCAACCCTCCGGGCGACCGGGGCGAGAAGGTGCGCGAGGCCATCCGGATCCTCGACCAGCGCGGCGTCGATTTCGAATATGAGGGCGAGATGCCGCCCGAACTGGCGCTCGATCCCGACGCCCGGGGCGCCTATCCCTTCATGCGCCTGACCGGCCACGCCAATGTTCTGGTCATGCCGGCCATCCACTCAGCCTCGATCTCGACCCGTCTGGTCCAGTCGCTGGGCGGGGCGCGGGTGATCGGCCCCCTGCTCGTCGGGCTGGAGAAGTCCGTCCAGATCGTCAGCCTCGGCGCCTCGGTCAGCGAGATCATCACGGCCGCGACGTTCGCGGCCTATGACGAAGGGGCGGCGGCGGAGGGCTGA
- the dapF gene encoding diaminopimelate epimerase, which produces MTRPFVKMNGAGNDFVVVNALETPFAPTADQARAIADRKTGEGCDQLIALEPSTNADAFMRVWNADGGVVETCGNALRCIGWMLLQSTGKAEVTIDTLGGPTTARRAADGRITVDMGAPRLDWEQIPLDEAMDTRGIELQVGPIDAPVLHTPGAVSMGNPHVVFFMDQTPDDAFVRGTGSLIEHHPRFPEGVNVGFAHVLAPDHIRLRVWERGAGLTRACGTGACAALVAASRRGLTGRAATIEVDGGTLRIEWDEATDHVFMTGPVEVERTGTLAI; this is translated from the coding sequence ATGACCCGCCCCTTCGTCAAGATGAACGGTGCCGGCAACGACTTCGTCGTCGTCAATGCGCTGGAGACGCCGTTCGCGCCGACGGCTGACCAGGCGCGCGCCATCGCCGACCGGAAGACGGGCGAAGGCTGCGACCAGCTCATCGCGCTCGAGCCGTCGACGAACGCCGATGCCTTCATGCGGGTCTGGAACGCCGACGGCGGCGTGGTCGAGACCTGCGGCAACGCCCTGCGCTGCATCGGCTGGATGCTGCTGCAGTCGACCGGCAAGGCGGAGGTGACGATCGACACCCTGGGCGGTCCGACCACCGCGCGCCGCGCCGCTGATGGCCGGATCACCGTCGACATGGGCGCGCCGCGTCTGGACTGGGAACAGATCCCGCTGGACGAGGCGATGGACACCCGGGGCATCGAACTTCAGGTCGGCCCCATCGACGCCCCGGTCCTGCACACGCCCGGCGCGGTTTCGATGGGCAATCCGCATGTGGTCTTCTTCATGGACCAGACGCCCGACGACGCCTTCGTGCGCGGGACGGGGTCGCTGATCGAACACCACCCGCGCTTCCCGGAAGGCGTCAACGTGGGCTTCGCTCACGTCCTCGCGCCTGATCACATCCGTCTGCGCGTCTGGGAGCGCGGGGCCGGCCTGACCCGCGCCTGCGGTACGGGCGCCTGCGCCGCCCTGGTCGCCGCTTCCCGCCGCGGCCTGACCGGACGCGCCGCGACCATCGAGGTCGATGGCGGCACCCTGCGGATCGAATGGGACGAGGCCACCGACCACGTCTTCATGACGGGGCCGGTCGAGGTCGAACGAACGGGGACGCTGGCGATCTGA
- a CDS encoding ion channel: MSRTKPAPQPEPVDQKIGGLRLRARLRALYHGSSPVAVRFRLAVLIIDLLIIAFFIAAPLLRMEGLIFYIIDYVIAAVLLADLAARASAYSNIRDWLRKPIVWVDLFVFATLLFPFLFNLGFLRVLRLWTLIHSEFFWRTVGRRYDDTRVEDVTKALVSLITFVFVATGFVYTSFMGRHDGISGYLDALYFTVTSLTTTGYGDITLPGEWGRIVSILIMLGGVTLFVRLGQTLLRPHKVRFPCDRCGLQVHDPDAVHCKACGKILCIPDEGA, from the coding sequence ATGAGCCGAACCAAGCCCGCGCCCCAGCCCGAGCCTGTCGACCAGAAGATCGGCGGCCTGCGCCTGCGGGCCCGGCTGCGGGCGCTCTATCACGGCTCCTCGCCCGTCGCCGTCCGCTTCCGGCTGGCCGTCCTGATCATCGACCTTCTGATCATCGCCTTCTTCATCGCCGCACCGCTGCTGCGCATGGAAGGGCTGATCTTCTACATCATCGACTATGTCATCGCGGCGGTGCTGCTCGCGGATCTGGCGGCGCGCGCCTCGGCCTATTCCAACATCCGTGACTGGTTGAGGAAGCCGATCGTCTGGGTCGACCTGTTCGTCTTTGCGACCCTGTTGTTTCCGTTCCTGTTCAACCTCGGCTTCCTGCGGGTGCTGCGGCTCTGGACCCTGATCCATTCCGAGTTTTTCTGGCGCACGGTCGGGCGTCGCTATGACGACACCCGGGTCGAGGATGTCACCAAGGCCCTGGTGTCGCTGATCACCTTCGTCTTCGTCGCGACCGGCTTCGTCTACACCAGCTTCATGGGCCGCCACGACGGCATCAGCGGCTATCTCGACGCCCTCTATTTCACCGTCACCAGCCTGACCACGACGGGTTATGGCGACATCACCCTGCCGGGCGAGTGGGGCCGGATCGTCTCCATCCTGATCATGCTGGGCGGCGTGACCCTGTTCGTACGGCTGGGCCAGACCCTGCTGCGGCCGCACAAGGTGCGGTTCCCCTGTGATCGCTGCGGCCTTCAGGTGCACGACCCGGATGCCGTCCACTGCAAGGCCTGCGGCAAGATCCTGTGCATTCCGGATGAGGGGGCGTGA